The proteins below come from a single Spirochaetia bacterium 38H-sp genomic window:
- a CDS encoding glycoside hydrolase family 5 protein gives MNKLKFFATVLILILLASCVSSSGPGGRGVVDEHGMLGTHGRYIVDEHGYPVAVKGMSLFWSQWSSLFWNKDVVHNLVKDWNISIIRCAMGVEIGGYLNNHMLHKKWTTTVVDAAIEEGIYVIIDWHTHGIYLPQAKEFFAEMAAKYANVPNVIFEVFNEPDTETWPQIKEYALEIIKVIRDAGANNLIVVGTPDWSKDVDIAAIDPITGFDNIAYTFHFYAGTHRDFYRQKVKKALEMGLPIFVTEWGVCDASGNGGVDFEESERWLEFMDENMLSWANWSFNDKDESASALVINSDTHGPWPEEQITESGKFVRSHLLKESLRVGEEPVK, from the coding sequence ATGAACAAACTAAAGTTTTTTGCTACTGTTCTCATTCTTATTTTGCTTGCATCCTGTGTGTCTTCATCCGGGCCTGGTGGCAGGGGAGTTGTAGATGAGCACGGAATGCTAGGTACACATGGTAGATATATTGTGGATGAGCACGGTTATCCTGTTGCTGTAAAAGGGATGAGCCTTTTCTGGAGTCAATGGTCTTCTTTATTTTGGAACAAAGATGTAGTACATAATCTTGTCAAGGATTGGAATATTTCTATTATAAGATGTGCTATGGGTGTTGAGATAGGAGGTTATCTCAATAATCATATGCTTCACAAAAAGTGGACAACTACTGTTGTGGATGCTGCAATAGAAGAAGGGATTTATGTTATCATTGACTGGCATACACACGGTATTTATCTTCCTCAGGCCAAAGAATTTTTTGCTGAGATGGCTGCAAAGTATGCCAATGTTCCCAATGTTATATTTGAGGTTTTCAATGAGCCTGATACAGAAACCTGGCCGCAGATAAAAGAGTATGCACTTGAGATTATCAAGGTTATACGCGATGCCGGTGCCAATAATCTGATCGTGGTAGGTACTCCTGACTGGTCCAAGGATGTAGACATAGCTGCAATAGACCCCATAACTGGCTTTGACAACATAGCTTATACCTTTCATTTTTATGCGGGCACTCACAGGGATTTTTACAGACAGAAAGTTAAGAAGGCTCTGGAAATGGGGTTGCCTATTTTTGTAACAGAATGGGGCGTTTGCGATGCCTCAGGCAATGGAGGAGTGGATTTTGAAGAGTCAGAAAGATGGCTTGAGTTTATGGATGAGAATATGTTGAGCTGGGCTAACTGGTCTTTTAATGATAAGGACGAAAGTGCTTCTGCACTTGTTATCAACTCCGATACACACGGTCCGTGGCCGGAGGAGCAGATTACAGAATCCGGTAAGTTTGTGCGTTCGCATCTTCTTAAAGAATCGCTTCGTGTCGGAGAGGAGCCTGTAAAATAG
- the xylA gene encoding xylose isomerase → MINEFFKNIDKIPYEGPGSDNPLAFKYYNPEEKIGGKSLKEHLRFSLAYWHTLNGSGQDPFGVGTMLRPWLSISDPVEQAKARMTACFEIAEKLDMPFFCFHDRDIAPEGKTLRESNKILDEIVSHTAELMRYSSVKLLWGTANLFSNPRFVHGASTSPNADVFAYAAAQVKKALEITRELGGSNYVFWGGREGYETLLNTDMKLELDNLARFLRMAVDYAKEIGFTGQFLIEPKPKEPTKHQYDFDTATVYGFLKSHGLDEYFKVNIEMNHATLAYHTFQHELHFARINNFLGSLDVNQGDYLLGWDTDQFPTNLYETTLAMYEVIKNGGIAPGGLNFDAKVRRGSFEPEDIFIAHIAGMDALARGFKTAYKMVEDRKLDNFIEERYASYREGIGKDIVEGKVGFKELEEYILDKEVVQYKSGRQELLEAIVNQYI, encoded by the coding sequence ATGATTAACGAGTTTTTTAAAAACATCGATAAAATCCCCTATGAGGGACCAGGCTCCGATAACCCCCTTGCCTTTAAGTACTACAATCCGGAGGAAAAAATAGGTGGTAAAAGCCTAAAAGAACATCTCAGATTTTCTCTTGCATATTGGCATACACTCAACGGAAGTGGTCAGGATCCCTTTGGAGTAGGGACAATGCTCAGACCCTGGCTTAGCATAAGCGATCCAGTGGAGCAGGCCAAGGCAAGAATGACAGCCTGCTTTGAAATAGCAGAAAAACTTGATATGCCATTTTTCTGCTTTCATGACAGGGACATAGCACCTGAGGGAAAGACTCTGAGAGAAAGCAACAAGATTCTTGACGAGATAGTATCCCATACAGCAGAGCTTATGAGATATTCTTCTGTAAAGCTTTTGTGGGGTACAGCCAATCTTTTTAGCAATCCCAGATTTGTGCACGGTGCATCCACTTCTCCCAATGCAGATGTATTTGCCTATGCGGCAGCTCAGGTCAAAAAGGCTCTAGAGATTACAAGAGAGCTTGGCGGAAGCAACTATGTTTTCTGGGGAGGAAGGGAAGGCTACGAGACTCTGCTCAACACTGACATGAAGCTTGAGCTAGACAATCTTGCAAGATTCCTGAGGATGGCTGTGGACTATGCAAAAGAAATTGGTTTTACAGGACAGTTCCTTATAGAGCCCAAGCCAAAGGAGCCTACCAAGCATCAGTATGATTTTGATACTGCTACTGTTTATGGTTTTCTTAAATCCCATGGTCTTGATGAGTACTTTAAGGTAAACATAGAGATGAATCATGCTACACTTGCTTATCATACTTTCCAGCATGAGCTTCATTTTGCACGTATAAATAACTTTCTTGGTAGTCTCGATGTCAATCAGGGTGATTATCTTCTTGGTTGGGATACGGATCAGTTCCCCACAAATCTATATGAGACAACTCTTGCAATGTATGAGGTCATAAAGAACGGAGGTATTGCTCCGGGAGGTCTTAACTTTGATGCCAAGGTAAGGAGAGGTTCTTTTGAGCCGGAGGATATTTTTATCGCTCACATAGCAGGTATGGATGCTCTTGCTCGTGGTTTTAAGACAGCGTATAAAATGGTAGAAGACAGAAAGCTTGATAATTTTATAGAAGAAAGATATGCATCCTACAGAGAAGGGATAGGCAAGGACATTGTAGAAGGCAAGGTTGGTTTTAAAGAACTTGAAGAGTATATACTCGATAAGGAAGTTGTACAGTACAAGTCAGGTCGTCAGGAACTACTCGAGGCTATTGTAAACCAGTATATATAG
- a CDS encoding metalloregulator ArsR/SmtB family transcription factor has translation MNICSYIGVFMERWSESDSVALDDVATFFKVLGDPGRIRILKLLMDGELCVHELAEKLEVSQSAVSHQLSVLKYARLVKSRREGKHIFYSIADEHVSQVFALALLHVMED, from the coding sequence ATGAATATATGTTCATATATAGGAGTGTTTATGGAGCGATGGTCAGAATCGGATTCTGTAGCCTTGGATGATGTTGCTACCTTCTTTAAGGTGCTAGGAGATCCAGGAAGGATAAGGATACTTAAGCTGCTTATGGATGGCGAGTTATGTGTTCATGAACTTGCAGAGAAGTTAGAAGTATCTCAGTCTGCTGTTTCTCATCAGCTTTCTGTTCTAAAATATGCACGCCTTGTTAAGTCTAGAAGAGAAGGAAAGCATATTTTCTACAGTATTGCGGACGAGCACGTTTCCCAGGTTTTTGCTCTTGCTCTTTTGCATGTTATGGAGGATTAG
- a CDS encoding heavy metal translocating P-type ATPase, translating to MSDNNKACSVTGCSTCQVDYSMSDKVKENRREIVLWLVMAGFYIIFLVLSRTVTFIPDIAWDTLWLVMYVLAGRTVLASGVRSLLSGGVFDESLLMSVATVGALFIGAFPEAAAVMIFYQIGEALQERAVSKARAEISSLLSLRPEKAVRVEKDGSLTICLPSDLLVGDTVLISPGDRVPVDAAVIEGSSDVSSLVLSGESAPHPVDEGDSVFAGEINITGVLKARVEKVYADSALSRMLSIVEEASEKKARAERFFTRFARYYTPAVVLLAAFVAFFPPIFAGGSLYVWGYRALVLLVISCPCALLVGIPSAYVAGIATAAKKGIIIKGGTVIDLLASASSVVFDKTGTLTHGEFEVAEVYPKGKIEKDELLSYAASAERFSPHPLAKALVTAAKEKGLTFADSNAYAYNNRQSPSKKPYPSDTSQYFSEEQHRDTQNISSDISDNQDTLIRGEKDSSSKDSIKEIPGRGIEAMVNGKTILVGSDKLLHDRNIEHDTCLTGSGILHVSVDGEHAGHIWLRDRLRGESVAVLEELRKQGVGDTVVLTGDNSNAAMEALSRLGVDSWYAELLPEEKVLKLEEILGKNRRGSVIFVGDGINDAAALARADVGIAMGAKGAEAAIESADCVIMNDSLSAIPSAIDISRRTRRIVIQNIIGILAIKAAFLFAGSLGLARMWEAIIADVGVTLLAVLNSLRLFLKNK from the coding sequence ATGAGTGATAATAACAAAGCTTGTTCTGTTACCGGATGTTCTACCTGCCAGGTGGATTATTCTATGTCCGATAAAGTTAAAGAAAATAGGAGAGAGATTGTCCTTTGGCTTGTAATGGCTGGTTTTTATATCATTTTTCTTGTGTTATCCAGGACAGTAACTTTTATACCTGATATTGCCTGGGATACACTATGGCTTGTCATGTATGTTCTTGCAGGAAGGACTGTTCTTGCATCCGGTGTCCGCTCACTTCTCTCAGGTGGTGTCTTTGACGAGTCTCTGCTTATGAGTGTTGCGACCGTTGGTGCTTTATTTATTGGTGCCTTTCCCGAGGCTGCTGCGGTAATGATTTTTTATCAAATCGGAGAGGCCTTGCAGGAAAGAGCTGTGAGTAAAGCAAGAGCAGAAATCTCTTCTCTTCTTTCTCTGCGTCCAGAAAAAGCTGTCAGAGTAGAGAAAGACGGCTCTCTAACAATATGTCTGCCGTCCGACTTGCTGGTAGGGGATACTGTTCTTATTAGTCCCGGGGACAGAGTGCCTGTTGATGCTGCTGTTATAGAGGGATCCAGCGATGTGTCTTCTCTTGTTCTTAGCGGAGAATCCGCACCACATCCTGTGGATGAAGGGGATTCTGTTTTTGCAGGAGAGATAAACATTACAGGTGTTCTAAAAGCAAGAGTTGAGAAAGTTTATGCGGATTCTGCTCTATCCAGGATGCTTTCTATTGTAGAAGAAGCCTCAGAGAAAAAGGCACGAGCAGAACGCTTTTTTACCAGGTTTGCACGATACTATACACCGGCCGTTGTCTTGCTGGCTGCATTTGTAGCATTCTTCCCTCCTATTTTTGCTGGAGGAAGCCTTTATGTCTGGGGATATAGAGCACTGGTACTTCTTGTGATATCATGCCCCTGTGCCCTTCTTGTAGGAATCCCTTCTGCCTATGTTGCAGGAATTGCAACCGCAGCAAAAAAAGGTATAATCATAAAAGGTGGAACCGTAATAGACTTACTTGCCTCAGCATCTTCTGTTGTCTTTGACAAAACAGGTACTCTTACTCACGGAGAATTTGAAGTTGCAGAGGTGTATCCAAAAGGAAAAATAGAAAAAGACGAGCTCTTATCCTATGCAGCCTCTGCAGAGCGTTTTTCACCCCATCCGTTGGCAAAAGCTCTTGTAACAGCTGCAAAAGAAAAAGGACTCACATTTGCAGATAGCAATGCTTATGCTTATAACAACAGACAAAGCCCCTCAAAAAAGCCTTATCCTTCCGATACCAGCCAGTATTTCTCTGAGGAGCAACATAGAGATACGCAAAACATATCCTCTGACATATCAGATAACCAAGACACTCTCATCCGGGGGGAAAAAGACAGTTCTTCCAAGGACAGCATAAAAGAAATACCGGGCAGGGGAATAGAAGCGATGGTAAACGGCAAAACAATATTGGTTGGAAGCGATAAGTTGCTCCATGACAGAAATATAGAACATGACACATGTCTTACTGGAAGCGGAATACTACATGTATCAGTGGATGGAGAGCATGCCGGACACATATGGCTACGCGATAGACTGAGAGGGGAGAGTGTAGCTGTCCTTGAGGAACTCAGAAAACAAGGCGTAGGCGATACCGTGGTACTCACCGGCGACAACAGCAATGCAGCTATGGAAGCCCTTAGCCGGCTTGGAGTAGACAGCTGGTACGCAGAGCTCTTACCAGAGGAAAAAGTCCTGAAACTGGAAGAAATCCTAGGCAAGAACCGTCGAGGCTCTGTTATCTTTGTGGGTGATGGCATAAACGATGCTGCTGCACTTGCACGCGCGGATGTAGGCATTGCTATGGGCGCAAAAGGCGCAGAAGCAGCCATAGAAAGTGCGGACTGCGTTATCATGAACGATAGCCTGAGTGCAATACCCTCAGCAATAGACATCTCCCGTCGTACCCGAAGAATAGTCATACAGAACATAATTGGCATCCTAGCAATAAAGGCAGCTTTCCTTTTTGCAGGCTCCCTTGGCCTTGCCAGAATGTGGGAAGCAATCATAGCGGATGTCGGCGTAACCCTCCTTGCCGTACTAAACAGCCTGCGACTATTCTTAAAAAACAAATAA
- a CDS encoding PAS domain-containing protein — MEGLFYHIFESVPVPVVFVDTSHVIRYVNRAARDKYAKPDRSLVGRSIFDCHSEASCEIIKRCYERLVAGEDVVSMRINKKADVVFLVAVRDDAGRLLGYYEYPDDPA, encoded by the coding sequence AGGGCTTTTTTATCATATTTTTGAGAGTGTTCCTGTTCCTGTTGTCTTTGTTGATACGTCGCATGTTATACGTTATGTAAACAGGGCTGCCAGGGATAAGTATGCCAAGCCGGATAGGAGTCTTGTGGGGCGTTCTATTTTTGATTGTCATTCTGAAGCTTCCTGTGAGATAATAAAGAGGTGCTATGAGAGGCTTGTTGCAGGTGAGGATGTTGTGAGTATGAGGATAAACAAGAAAGCTGATGTTGTTTTCCTTGTCGCTGTGCGTGATGATGCCGGCAGGCTTCTTGGGTATTACGAGTATCCTGACGATCCGGCTTGA